TCAATTGTCCGTTCATTTGTAATCGTTGATTAAGCAATTTTTTATAAATACTATAACAAACCCTTCCTGACGAAAGTCCCGGAAGGGTTTGTTGTATTTGGGAAGGTCTGAAATAATGTCTCGTCCTAAAATACATTGACAAACATAGCCCACGAATTTATTCGTGGGTAGGGAAATGAACAAAAACATAGCCCACGGTTTTAACCGTGGGAATGGGAAAATTGCTCTTCTAGATGTGCCACACCTGGCAGGTGTGGCACATCTGGTATTATGACGAGCCTTTTTTCAATTTGAATTTAGATTATATTCCATTTTTTTATATGTTTGCAAAATAAAATATGCAAAATATCGGGATGTGGAGAATGAAAATGAAAATTTCATCAAAGGATATTAGTAAGAAGAATCTATTTTTGATAGCTTCTTTTACGATTGTACTTCTTCTTAGCTCCTGCAATTTCTTGTACAAATTCACACCCGCATATTGGAAATTGAAGAGTGAATTCAAAAAAGAAAGAGAATTTGTCCAAAAAATCCTTGACAATCCTGATAAAATGCAGGAAATCATAGAGACAAGCGAGTTCTATGATAAGGGCGGTTTTAATATGACAGGTTATACTTATAAGGAGTTTATTGATTATATTAAAAAAAACAAAGATGGTAATGAGGCAGAAATTATATGGTTTGGTAGAACTTCTCTTAGTGATGGAAAAGGGAAAATCTTATATGAGAACGCGAAAGGAGTTAGCATTTACCAAACCGGGCGCTATAATAGACTTGTCTTTGTATTTTTTGAACTTGAAAATAAAATTATCTTAGCTGAAATATCAAGTGTAACTAGGTGAAAAAATTATATTTAGTTATATCGCTTTGTTTGATTGCAGTGTCGCAAGATAAGCCTTGTCCAGACGCATATAATATTCAATATGAAAAATCGTTGTGAATTTAGATAATTAAAAGGAACGTCATGAATAAGAAACTAACAATTATAATCGAAGAAGACGAAAACGGCTTCTATGCTTATTGCCCCGACCTCAAAGGCTGTCAGAGCCAAGGTGACACCTACGATGAAGCTTATGAGAATATTAAGGAAGCAATAGATTTGTATTTTGAAACGATAAGCTCTGAAGACCTGCCGCCACTGCTGAGTAAAAACATATTTTCAACCTCTTATGAGGTCACAGTTGCCTAAGCTACCAATTCTTACAGCAAAAGAGGCTGAAAAGATACTTTTAGCTTTAGGTTTTGCATTGATGAGAACAAAGGGTAGCCATCGAATATATGGAAGAGATAAGGAAAGGTTCGTGATACCTTATCATTCCGGCAAGAATTTGCATCCTAAGATTGTAAAATCAGTTGTTGACTTGGTGGATGAAAACAGAAATGTAGATTAGGCATCCTTTCAAACTGGAATAAATGAAAGAGGAATTATTTTTCATAGAGAATTTATTACAAGAACAAGGTTTTTAAGTAAATGAAAATATCTTTTAAAAACGGTAACAATATTGAGATATTGAAAATCTCCAATCTGAAGAAGGAGTATTATGAATATTTTAAACGTGTTGTTTTTGATTTGTCGATAGAATTTGAGTTCTTTAAAGTTGAAACAACATTAGATGGAGAAGAGTCTGATTTCCTTAACTTGAAAAAATGTTTAGAGAAACTTTACGACGGAGAATGGAAATCATTTTATTTTGAACCAATAGGAAATTCTTTTCAGATGCATTTTGAATTACAGGAGAATGGACAAATAAAAGTACATTCTAAATTGTATAATGCAATGTTTACAGGGATGTTAGAATTTGAATATTTAACTAACCAAACGTTTCTGCCTGAATTAATAAAGGAGATAGACACAGTGATGAATTCAGGGCAAAGTGCTTCTTATTGATATCGCACATTATAATGGTTAATCATAAAATATAAACGACGGTTTCAAGATTATCCAACCACACCCATATCGCCCCACCCACGTCAGCCCCCCACGATAGCACGGCTGGGAGCTTCTCAAGAGGTGGTTAACGGCTGTTACGTAAACTTTTTTTTGGGAAGGGAAACAGCAGTTACAAATCAATTTGCATTTTTCAAGTCTTAGTTGTAAGTTTGTAGAGATGGCGTTTAATGAAATAATGATTTGCTAAATTGATTTTATCACAAAATACTGAAGTAGATGAGTAAAAAAGAGTCCATACAACTATTTGAGAACAAACAAGTCCGCACGGTTTGGGATGCCGAGCAAGAGAAGTGGTATGTTTCTATCATTGATGTGATTGAAATATTAACCAATACTGATAGACCCAGAAAGTATTGGAATGACTTAAAAGCGAAAATTAAAAAAGAAGGAAGTGAAGTGTCCGAAAAAATCGGACACTTGAAAATGCTTGCCCCTGATGGCAAAATGCGAATGACCGATGTAGCCGACACCGAGCAACTATTTCGCTTGATTCAAAGCATTCCCTCGCCTAAAGCAGAACCTTTTAAAATATGGTTGGCGCAGGTGGCATCCGAAAGATTAGATGAAATGCAAGACCCTGAATTGAGTATTGACAGAGCTTTAGAGCAGTATCTAAAATTGGGATATTCTGAAAGCTGGATTAATCAACGACTGAAAAGCATAGAAATACGCAAAGAACTAACAGACGAATGGAAACAACGTGGCTTGAAAGAAGGTCAGCAATTTGCTACTTTAACGGACATTATCACCAAAGCTTGGGCAGGCAAAACCACCAAAGAATACAAAGTATTAAAAGGCTTAAAAAAGGAAAATCTTCGCGACAATATGACGAACACTGAGTTGATTCTGAATATGCTTGCCGAGGCTTCTACTAAAGATATTTCAGTGGCAGTGCAACCCAAAGATTTTGAAGAGAGCAAAAAAGTAGCATGGCAAGGTGGTAATGTAGCCAAAGTAGCGCTCAAAGAATTAGAATCTAAAACAAGAAAAAAAGTTGTAAGCACGCTGAATGCTAAAGCGGTATTGGGAATTGAAAAAACTAAGATAAAAAAAGACGAATAAAATGAATTATTTCAACACCGTCAGCAAGCTGCCACCCCTCAAGAGGGGAATTAGCTCGTTTAACACAAAAAGAAAGTGCCATTGATGTGAGTCATCACACCAATGGCACATCAATATTACCAAATTATGGCGCGTTTTTCAACTGGCATGTATAGTTTGTTTGCTTCTGTGATGTTGAAAGCTTTATAAAATTCAGGGACATTTGGTAATGTACCGTTTACTCTATAGACTCCCGGAGAGTGGACATCTTCTTTCAATCTTCTCATTTCTTCTTCCTCGCGGATGTTTTGGCGCCATACTTGCGAATAGGATATGAAAAATCTTTGCAAAGGTGTGAATCCGTCAATCGCCGGCGTTTCAACATTTCCTTTTAATGCTTTCTTTAGTGCCGTGAGCGATACCGTTACGCCGCCAAGGTCTGCAATGTTCTCGCCTAAAGTAAGTGCACCGTCCACTTTCATATCGTTGATTACGACAAATGAGTTTGCTTGGTCAACAAGCACTTTCACTTTTTCGTTAAACTTGTCGGCATCTTCTTTTGTCCACCATTCAACTAAATTGCCTTCGGCATCAAATTGTCTGCCTTGGTCATCAAATCCGTGAGTCATTTCGTGCCCGATTACTACACCGATTGCACCATAATTAACGGCATCATCGCCATCAGGGTAAAAGAAGGGTGGCTGTAGAATTGCCGCAGGAAACACGATTTCATTCATGTTGGGGCTGTAGTAAGCATTGACTGTTTGTGGTGTCATGTGCCATTCTGAGCGGTCAACGGGTTTGCCGATTTTTGCCAGCATTTCGTCCATTTCGAATTTGCTCGCATTCAACACATTCATTACATAATTGTCTCTCGAAACATCAACTTTTGAATAGTCTTTCCATTTGTCGGGATAGCCAATTTTGACGTTGATTTTTTCGAGTTTCACTAATGCTTTTGCTTTGGTATCTTCTCCCATCCACGAAAGATTTTGGATATGTTCTTTCAATGCAATTTTAAGATTGTCAACCAAATCCAACATTTTCTCTTTCGATTTTGCAGGAAAATATTTTTCGGAATAAATTTTGCCGACTGATTCGCCAAGCGAGCCACTTGTAGCGTTCAAAACTCTTTTCCATCTGTCTTGATTAACTTTGCTTCCGGTTAGGACTTTTCCGTAAAATTCAAAATTTTGATTTACGTATGCTTCGTTCAAATATGGTGAAGCATCTTTAATCACTTTCCATTTCAAGAATGTTTTCCAATCTTCAATTGATGTTTTTTTCATCAAATTGCTGACTGTTTTGTAAAACTTTGGCTGCCCAACATTAATTTCTGTAGGTGAATCGATTCCAAGATTTTTGAAATAGAGCGACCAATCAAAATTTGGACTTGATTTTTGCAAATCTTGAATTTGCATTTTGTTGTAATTTTTAACAGGGTCTCTGAGTTCTAATTTTGTTGAAGAAGCTTTCGCAATTTCGGTTTCAATTTTGAGAATCACATCAGATGCTTTTTTTGCTTCCGTTGATTCTAAGCCGTAAATTTCAAAAACTTTGCCAAGGTGCTTTTTATATTCGGACAAAATATTTTTGGTTCTGTCGTCTTTCGGGAAGTAATAATCTCTGTCGGGCAATCCCAATCCACCTTGGTATAATCCGGCAATATTCATTGTGCTATTTTTATCGTCGGCACTTACATAGAAGTAGAAAATTGGTTGAATCGAGTAGGAGGATAATTCGCCAATTGTTGTTTGCAAATCTTGAACTGATGCAATCTTATCAATTTTTTCAAATAATGGTTTGAGTGGTTCTATTCCCGCTTTTTCGATTGCAACGGTATCCATACCTGATGAGTAAAAGTCACCGATTTTAACCCAATCTTTTTCTTTGTGTTTGCCACTTGCGGCTTCTTCAAATAATGTTCTGAGTTTTGTCTGATTTTCAAGATTCAAAATTGCGAAAGCACCCCAACGCGATTCTGATTCCGGAATTGGATTGTTTGTCATCCAACCGCCACTTACATATTTGAAAAAATCATCTCCGGGATGAATATTGAAATCAAAGTTTGCCGAATCTACTGCCTTTACTGCCATCTCTTCCTCCGCTTTCGTCGTTTCTTCCTTACTGCACGAATTCAAACTTACAAATGCTGCAGAAGCTAAAATAAAAATCATAAATCTTACGATGTTGTTCATCACAAATAATCCTATTATATTATAAAATCATAAAAATCACATAAAACATACACTTTTTAACAATATATTAACTTGCAACTCGCTTTATTATTGCATAAAATATGAAACAATTTTCAGAAAATATTGAATGATTAGCATTTTGGAAATGGTTTTAAGTCAATGCTTTAATGTATCGATTTGAATGTAAAAAAAATAAAAAAGGAGTTGGAACACAACTCCTTTTTATCAAATTTTATTCTTGTTCGGCTAACCAACGTTCGGCATCAATTGCAGCGGCACATCCCGAACCGGCAGCTGTCACCGCTTGGCGATAGACATGGTCTTGGACGTCTCCACAAGCAAATACGCCCGGAATATTAGTGTAAGTGGATTTACCTTTTGTGATTAAATATCCGTTCACGTCTTTGTCAAGCATTCCCTCAAATAGCGAGGTATTCGGGCTGTGACCAATTGCGATAAAACAGCCTCCGGCTTCGTGATTGCTCATTTCTCCGGTGACGACATTTTTCAATCTCAAGCCTGTCAATCTCTTGATTCCCATGTTTTCTTCACCCAAAAATTCGTCCACAATGCTATCAGTGATGATTTTGACTTTTGGATTTTTCTGAGTACGTTCAACCATGATTTTCGATGCACGGAATTCGCTGCGTCTATGAACCAATGTGACTGATTCTCCGAAATGAGTCAAATAGTTCGCTTCTTCCATTGCTGTATCACCACCGCCGATTACGAATATTTTTTCGCCTTTGAAAAAGAATCCGTCGCAAGTGGCACATGCCGAAATCCCTGCACCCCAATATTTCTTCTCGCTTTCCATGTCCAAAAGTTTTGCAGTCGCACCGGTTGCGATTATCAAAGCATCGCAAGTGTAATCTTCTCTTTCGGATTTCAGTTTGAACGGGCGTTCGGACAAATCTACTTTTTCAATTGTTTCAAATAATGATACTGCGCCGAATCTTTGGGCTTGTTTGCGGAAGATTTCCATCATTTCCGGACCTTCGATTCCATCGGCAAATCCTGGATAATTTTCGACATCGGTTGTAATTGTGAGCTGTCCGCCGGGCTGAATTCCTTCGAAAATTGCAACTTCGAGATTTGCTCTCGAAGCGTAGAGCGCTGCAGTAAACCCTGCAGGACCTGAACCTATGATAATCACTTTAAAATGTTTTGCCATTTTTATTGCTTTAATTTTACTGTTTTTAAAATACAAATATAATTAATTCTACTCATTTAAGGACGCATGAACGTATGATAATATTGTAATATGATTATGATTTTTGGACTTTATCATTTCTCGGGATAAATATGAGCCTTGCACCAAAGCCCATCGCCAAAGTATTTCGTGGCTGTGTCTTTGACTGTTTCTAATGTGATTGCATCAATTCGTTCGATGATTTCTTGAACGCTTTCGTGGTCGCCGATTAAAAGCTCATTTTTTGCCAATGACTGCATCCGGGCAGACATACTTTCCAAATCCATTATCAAACTTGATTTCAATTGTTCTTTAGCACGATTTATTTCGGAACGATTCAACTTATCGCCAAGTATTTGATTCATCTGCTCGAAAATCATAGTCTCAGTTTTACGAACTTTCTTCGTATCAGTAGCTGCATAAATATAAAACACTCCTGCATCTGAGTGCATTTGCAAAGTCGAAAAAATCGAATATGCGATTCCATGGCGGTCGCGAAGTTTTTGGTACAGCCGCGAGCTCATTCCATCACCATATAAAATGTTGAATATCATCAATGCAGTTCTGTCCTCATCTTTGAGCGATGCTGCTCTTTTGCCCAATAGCAAATGCGATTGTTGCACCGGTTTTGCCATCTCCAAAGTCATAGGCATGAATGGTTCCGGTGCGATACGCGTATAAATCCTATTTCCGGCTTCCAAATCGCCGAATAAACTTGATATTGCGTTCAAAACGACTTGATGCTCAATATCGCCGACAAAAGTAATTATGATATTGTCGGGTTTGTAATATTCTCTGTGGAATTGTTGCAAAATGTTCGATTCAATAGCATCAACAGATTCCTTTGTACCGATAATAGGATTGCCTAAGGGGTGATTTTGAAATACAATTTTATCTCCCAAATCGAAGATGTATTCTTCGGGGTCATCTTCGTAAGATTTGATTTCTTCGAGTATTATCAACTGTTCTTTTTCGATTTCTTTGGGCAAAATCAAGGGATTCATCGTAATGTCGAACAAGATATTCAATGTTTTGCGGAAGTGCCTTTTCAATGCTCGAACATAGAAGCAAGTATATTCCTGAGAGGTAAAAGCATTTGTATAAGCACCCATTGATTCAAATTCACCTGCTATTCTGCGTGAAGTTCGCTTTTGCGAGTGCCTGAATACGGCATGTTCCATGAAATGCGCCGTACCACTGAAATCGTGAGTGTCGTCTCGCGAGCCTGCATTTACAAAGATACCCAATGCGATAGATTCGGCATTTGGAATTTTTTCGGTTACTAAGGTCAATCCATTATTTAAAACTGTACGTGTAATTGCCAATGAATGTGTTTTTGTTTTTGGTAAATTATTCTTGTTTTTCATATCAAACCTAATGAGACAAAACTGGTGAATTTGTCCCCTGCTATAATTATATGGTCTAAAACTTTGATGCCGACTATTTTTCCGGCTTGTACTATTTGCTCTGTAATCTTTATGTCCTCTTTTGATGGTTCGGGATTGCCCGACGGATGATTGTGCATCAAAATAATTGCAGCGGCACTCTCGGTAATTGCAATTCGGAAAACCTCACGCGGATGTACAACGCTCGAATTCAGAATTCCCTCTGTAATAGTTAAATCACGAAAAATTTGATTGGAGCTTGTCAACAAAAGCACTTTAAAAATTTCTATTCGCAAATCTCGCATTCGCGGGATGTAGTATTCGGCAATTTCTTCGGGCGAACGGAAGATTTTTTTGCCGGAAAAAGGGGCGATTTCTATTCTTCTGCTCAACTCGAATGCTGCAATTATACTGACTGCTTTGGCATCTCCAATTCCGGAAATATTTTTGAATTCACTAAAATCGCATCGAGCTAAATGATTCAGTGAAGAATATTTTTTCAATAATTCCCTTGCGATATCAATTGCTGACCTGCCGACAGTTCCCGAACCTACGATGATAGCCAATAATTCGCTATCCGAGAGTACTTCGGGTCCGTGCATCATTAGTCTTTCTCTGGGTTTATCGTCAGATTTCCAATCCCGAATCGGAGTGAAACGGCTTTTGGGACTATATGTACCATTTTCAGAGTCGATTGGGGCTGTTTTTGGTGAAATCATTTTATCGTCTTGTTCATCCAATCCATGTATCCTTCGGAAAGTTCGCTAATTTCAACTGCTATGATTTCGGGGACAGAATCGCTATGCAATTCTTTGATTCTATTTTCAAGTTTGTCAAGTTGGCTATTGGAAGTTTTTATCTTCAAAATAAATTCACTGCGTTTTTCAATTTTGTCTTCCCATTCGTAAATCGAAGTCACACCCTTGATTATCGAGCAACATGCAGCAAGCTTTTCTTGGACTAAAGTTTCAGAAATGAGCATGGCTAAATCCTCATTATCTGTCGTCGCAAAAACTATTCTGAAATCTTTATTTTTTACCATGTCCTAAATTTTATATTTTTGAATTAAATTATAAACAATGTTACGAAAATATGATTGAACTATTGATTTTTCATGTGCATATTGTTGCAGCACTTTACGCTTTTACCAAAAATTGGCAATCCGGTGGCGTCAAAGCCGGAATATTGTCAGTACTTATCATTGGTTTGTTCTTTTCAATCGGTTGGGCATTGACCGCAACAGTCGCAAACTTGATTTGGAATCATTCATGGGATTCAATTTTTTTCACAAGTGATACACTCGGGCTTCTCTTATTGATGTTCCCCGAAACTATTTTCTATTACCATTATTTTTTGAAAGACAAATCGAACTAAAAATTTCAATTTGATTTTATAAATCTCACACTTGTATTGTTATTTTCCGATTTGATTACTACAAAATAAACTCCCGAACTAATCGAATTCAAATCAATCTTGTATTCGAATTCGCCTTGGGGGATAGTTAAGCTACGTGTAACCACAGAATTACCCGCTATGTCCAATAATTCGATACTTGTCGCAAAGTTTTTATCGGCAGTGAATTGAATGTTCAAGTCGTTTCCAAAAACGATTTCAGGCACCGAAGACACTAATTGTGGGATTCGGATTAATTCAAATGCTGCCTCCGGTAGGCAAAACTCCTCAACTTTTAATCCACCGTCTTGCGTTGTCAGCGTCACGACTTTTTCGGTAAATAGGTCCACATTTTTGAATGCAATAGGCGTATAATCGGGCATTGCCCTTAGTGCGTAGCCGTCAATTCTTACTATTTCGCCAACTTGTCCGAATAAATCTCTGCTTGAAACTTGGTCCAATAATATGCTCAAATTTCCGAATTTGTAGGTGAAGTCTGTTTGGACAAATTCATTACCAAATTTTGAAGTAATAATAGACGGGAAAAATAATTTACGGTCGAATTCAAATTCCAATCTAACATATTCAGTATTGAATCTCAATTCTTCGCGCAACAATTTTACAGGAATCATTATTCTCTCGCCTGCTACAGCCACATGTTGCTCGACCATCAAATCAACTACGTAAATTTCTAAGGGAATGTCTGCAATTAGCTTGATTTGCTCGATATCCTCGCAATAATTTTCAGCTTTTACAGTAATCTCGAATTCAAATTTCCCGGGAGCCACAGCAGTATATGTAAATGGTACTTGAATACTTCCATTACCTGCGATGGTAGTTCCGGGAGTGAAATCTATATCGATAACTCCCGAGGCATTCGGTTCAATCACAATTGCTATTACAGTCGCTTCGTGAGCTGTCAGGTTCTCAATTGCAAAGCTGCCGTTGCTACGGTCACCTATCCAAAGAACATCAATATTGATAAGTTGGGGATTCACCGCAATGTCCGTCTTGTAAATATCAATTTCAAGTTCAATTTCATCTACAAAATCGCAATCCAGGCTTCTAATTTTTAATTTGCCCGTATTCAATCCAAGCTCGCTCATTGTTGGATGGGCTTTGACGAAATATTGAATTGTCTCGCCGGCTTGAATTTCCAATTGGGATTCCGTTATTGAAAACGGCGTCCCTTCAATTGTAAATTCGAGCTTATCACTGACGTTACCGGCATTATGCAACGCGAAAGTCATTGTCCTGTCATCTTCACATAGTTCTGCTACACCAAAATCAAGTTTGTCCTCATCGGCACTTGTAATAGGGGAGTAGTTGAATGCAATGAGTTCGGTAATATGAATATTGTTTTCGGTATCATTTGTCATTATTGTCAGATTGGCACTATGAGCACCTAAAACATTTGATACGAAAGCAATTACTAATTCGAGAGATTCTTCAGGTTCGATATAATAGGGCAATTCCGGTACATTTGTGATTGTGAAAGCATCTTGCGGTTCGATTGCAATACTTGTGATAGTATCAGTCACAAAGCCGAAATTTGTAATGGTCAAAGTCTGATTTGCAAGTTTAGAATTGCAATAAGAATCGCCAAACTCGATTTTGTCTTTGTCAACAGCCACATTCCGCATTATACCGAATAAATCTACCTTTACATAGTAATCTTCAGGGCATAAACCATCGGTAACAATCATGATTTGCGAATCTATACTTTCATGTCCGTTATTTGTGAAAGTCAACTCGAAAGTTATTAGCGAACCCGGCAATAGAACTTGAGGCAAATTCGGTGTCCAAACCAATTCCCAATCATCTGGCAAATCAACTATTTTGATGTCAGTAATAGTAACATCAGTATTGGACAATGATTCAATCAGCAATTCACGTTTTATAGAGGTGCCGGATTTGACAGCACCCTGAATGGATTGAGGATTCACAGTCAGCAAATTGGAAATGCCACGCCCTCGCAATGTAATACGCACGGTATCTCCACAAGGTGCTGTAATAAATTCTAATACTTCGGAAAATGATGTGGCTTCGTTAGGGAAGAATGAAACCCATAATTTGACGGAATCATTAGGATTAATCGAAAATGGAGCATCTCTCATCATTTCAATTTTGAAATTATTCCCAATCTCAATTTTTTTGTCGAAAGTTGAAATCCACGTCCCGATATTTTTGATATATTTTTCAATTTGGTGAATTTTACCGACGCAAACATCACCCAAATCTATGACTTGGTCGTAAACAAGTTCTGCTTGGCGGTACTCGCCCGAGTAATCTATCAGGTAAGGATTTTTATCGCCACGAACTTTTGTAGAATCATTATTGCCAATAGATAGCTTGTCAGTATGCGGACCATTCCCAAAGGGTTTATACAAAATCAACAAAGTATCTTGTTGATTAGGTTCTATACTTTTCGACTTTGCACCATCAATCCACCCGATAATTTTGAAATAGGTCCCGGTTGCAAATTTCAAATCATTCATTGACAAGCTGGAATTGCCGGTATTTTGAATGATAAGCGTATCTATTGCTTCGTTACCGCACATTAATCCAACATTTCGTTTGGTATCGGAACTTATAATTGACGAATACGCATAAGTCCTGACTGTCAAAATTGTATCCTTTTCGCATGGATGTGTTGTAACTCTGAATTTAGATTCTACCCAACCTGTGTCGAGTGCTATGATTCTGAATTCTGACACGGAGCTTTCTTTCAGGATTATATTGGGAACTTTTGTGATATAAGCGATTTGGTTATCACTTTGTAATTTATTGACAAATCTGATTTCTTCGCCATCTTTATCTGCTTTCCAATCTATCTTAGTTGTGAGCATTATGTTGCAATAAACGCTATCAACAATAACAATATCACTCAGCGGAAAAGCTGATGCGAAAGTTGAATAACCAACTAATGGAATATTGATAAATGAATTGCCCATTCCGGCTCTTGTGACCGTTGCTTCGAGCATTGCACGAGATTCGTTGCGGCTGTTTGGAGTGAATTCAATAATAATCATTCTCTGAGTGCATTGAGCCATACTCGAGAAATTGTTAGGTGTTACGAGTCTGAACCTATTTGCATCGGCACCTGTTATAGTGAGTGCCAAATCCATTGAAGTAAATGATTCATTGTCAATATATAATGTGTCAAATTGAGCAGTGCCCAAGCACACATCTCTAAAGACAATCGAGTCTTTCGTAAAGTCATTTCGAGCGGGTCTCAGCCTGTATATACCGGTACCGACAAGCCAACCCTCATCTTTTGAAGTGAACCACATATCGTCAAAATGTCCACCTTCGATACCACAATTGTTCAAAACCCAGGTAACGCCTGCGTTAGAAGTATAATATACACTTGAGTTGTTGCCACAAGCCCAACCCTCATTGTCTCCTAAAATAAATGCGCCGAACATTGGTTGCATAGTTTGGAAATTATTCCAAGTCGAACCTGCATTTGTTGTGAATCTCATTCCGCCGTCCGGACCACCACCACTGCAATTAGTTCCTGCATATGGAAGAAGAAATGATGTACCGAAATGAGTTATTTCTTCATGCCATACGTAAGAACCTGTTCGTGCCAAAGAATCCCATGTAAAGCCACCGTCTGTGGTTTTCCAAAGCAAACCGCTACTAACAGCAAAGCCCAATCCGGCTTTGTCATACATTATTAGGTCAGTCAATCCGCTGTGATTTACATTATTTTCAAAAAGTGTCCAGTTTGAGCCACCGTCGGTAGTTCGCCAATACTTCTGATTTCTTAAACAACCGCCACCAATCACCAAGCCGAAATTGACATCCATGAAATAGCAGCCCCAATAATCAGTTGTAGTAGGGTCAGGGGTTATATCTTCCCATGTTTGACCGCCATCTTTGGATTTGAACAATCCGTCCGGACCTGAAGTATAGCCAATTTGAGTTGTAGGGAAAT
This Candidatus Kapaibacterium sp. DNA region includes the following protein-coding sequences:
- the trxB gene encoding thioredoxin-disulfide reductase, which codes for MAKHFKVIIIGSGPAGFTAALYASRANLEVAIFEGIQPGGQLTITTDVENYPGFADGIEGPEMMEIFRKQAQRFGAVSLFETIEKVDLSERPFKLKSEREDYTCDALIIATGATAKLLDMESEKKYWGAGISACATCDGFFFKGEKIFVIGGGDTAMEEANYLTHFGESVTLVHRRSEFRASKIMVERTQKNPKVKIITDSIVDEFLGEENMGIKRLTGLRLKNVVTGEMSNHEAGGCFIAIGHSPNTSLFEGMLDKDVNGYLITKGKSTYTNIPGVFACGDVQDHVYRQAVTAAGSGCAAAIDAERWLAEQE
- a CDS encoding insulinase family protein; amino-acid sequence: MKNKNNLPKTKTHSLAITRTVLNNGLTLVTEKIPNAESIALGIFVNAGSRDDTHDFSGTAHFMEHAVFRHSQKRTSRRIAGEFESMGAYTNAFTSQEYTCFYVRALKRHFRKTLNILFDITMNPLILPKEIEKEQLIILEEIKSYEDDPEEYIFDLGDKIVFQNHPLGNPIIGTKESVDAIESNILQQFHREYYKPDNIIITFVGDIEHQVVLNAISSLFGDLEAGNRIYTRIAPEPFMPMTLEMAKPVQQSHLLLGKRAASLKDEDRTALMIFNILYGDGMSSRLYQKLRDRHGIAYSIFSTLQMHSDAGVFYIYAATDTKKVRKTETMIFEQMNQILGDKLNRSEINRAKEQLKSSLIMDLESMSARMQSLAKNELLIGDHESVQEIIERIDAITLETVKDTATKYFGDGLWCKAHIYPEK
- a CDS encoding M13 family metallopeptidase; the encoded protein is MNNIVRFMIFILASAAFVSLNSCSKEETTKAEEEMAVKAVDSANFDFNIHPGDDFFKYVSGGWMTNNPIPESESRWGAFAILNLENQTKLRTLFEEAASGKHKEKDWVKIGDFYSSGMDTVAIEKAGIEPLKPLFEKIDKIASVQDLQTTIGELSSYSIQPIFYFYVSADDKNSTMNIAGLYQGGLGLPDRDYYFPKDDRTKNILSEYKKHLGKVFEIYGLESTEAKKASDVILKIETEIAKASSTKLELRDPVKNYNKMQIQDLQKSSPNFDWSLYFKNLGIDSPTEINVGQPKFYKTVSNLMKKTSIEDWKTFLKWKVIKDASPYLNEAYVNQNFEFYGKVLTGSKVNQDRWKRVLNATSGSLGESVGKIYSEKYFPAKSKEKMLDLVDNLKIALKEHIQNLSWMGEDTKAKALVKLEKINVKIGYPDKWKDYSKVDVSRDNYVMNVLNASKFEMDEMLAKIGKPVDRSEWHMTPQTVNAYYSPNMNEIVFPAAILQPPFFYPDGDDAVNYGAIGVVIGHEMTHGFDDQGRQFDAEGNLVEWWTKEDADKFNEKVKVLVDQANSFVVINDMKVDGALTLGENIADLGGVTVSLTALKKALKGNVETPAIDGFTPLQRFFISYSQVWRQNIREEEEMRRLKEDVHSPGVYRVNGTLPNVPEFYKAFNITEANKLYMPVEKRAIIW
- a CDS encoding type II toxin-antitoxin system HicA family toxin; translation: MPKLPILTAKEAEKILLALGFALMRTKGSHRIYGRDKERFVIPYHSGKNLHPKIVKSVVDLVDENRNVD
- a CDS encoding divalent-cation tolerance protein CutA — protein: MVKNKDFRIVFATTDNEDLAMLISETLVQEKLAACCSIIKGVTSIYEWEDKIEKRSEFILKIKTSNSQLDKLENRIKELHSDSVPEIIAVEISELSEGYMDWMNKTIK
- the radC gene encoding DNA repair protein RadC, translated to MDEQDDKMISPKTAPIDSENGTYSPKSRFTPIRDWKSDDKPRERLMMHGPEVLSDSELLAIIVGSGTVGRSAIDIARELLKKYSSLNHLARCDFSEFKNISGIGDAKAVSIIAAFELSRRIEIAPFSGKKIFRSPEEIAEYYIPRMRDLRIEIFKVLLLTSSNQIFRDLTITEGILNSSVVHPREVFRIAITESAAAIILMHNHPSGNPEPSKEDIKITEQIVQAGKIVGIKVLDHIIIAGDKFTSFVSLGLI
- a CDS encoding type II toxin-antitoxin system HicB family antitoxin — encoded protein: MNKKLTIIIEEDENGFYAYCPDLKGCQSQGDTYDEAYENIKEAIDLYFETISSEDLPPLLSKNIFSTSYEVTVA